In Erigeron canadensis isolate Cc75 chromosome 1, C_canadensis_v1, whole genome shotgun sequence, a single window of DNA contains:
- the LOC122593010 gene encoding F-box/kelch-repeat protein At3g06240-like yields the protein MTAGGRAMRQRMMSMEKLSDDELSNIFIRLPARQLVQMRCVSKPWNVFLSTESSYLTKSHLNHSLRNKHNEIVLAFTVRNKGGPEVWPYNLSGTPFTNLSDLVKVPADKIPLMRLSSKGGHVIGSVNGLLCFYIGPPDFVKGIYIWNPSLSLIMPLYVLCDPKWAHSYNYRFYFGFGFDPKTDDYKVVKLVRDHGKLMWLPVEVYSMKKRSWEFIVDSFPSDVDKGFDMCVDDHDGHLHWLCKMVDNNDIQTIVAFDLGVESPSFRQISLPDSVASNCDTDNLQHTKLCMLHGKLCVVSYTIYDHGEGKLQVWVMNEYGVAESWVKSHVLSNLKGEHTIPIGFTLNSKFLFHDNIKGVLASYDQETATVTHLGSYRLLHCLGEVVQYVDSLVWYAGPSHEEWVKVAQQYYFETMGLKF from the coding sequence ATGACTGCAGGCGGTAGAGCCATGCGCCAAAGGATGATGAGTATGGAGAAACTATCGGACGACGAATTAAGCAACATATTCATCCGATTACCTGCGAGACAGCTTGTCCAGATGAGGTGTGTTTCTAAACCCTGGAATGTTTTTTTATCTACTGAATCCTCCTATCTCACCAAATCCCATCTCAATCATTCACTCCGCAACAAACATAATGAAATTGTCCTGGCCTTCACCGTCCGCAATAAGGGTGGTCCTGAAGTTTGGCCATACAATCTCTCCGGAACTCCATTTACCAATCTCAGTGATCTTGTTAAGGTACCTGCAGATAAAATCCCACTAATGCGACTTTCTTCCAAGGGCGGTCATGTTATAGGTTCCGTTAATGGCTTGCTATGCTTTTACATCGGACCTCCTGATTTTGTTAAAGGAATTTATATCTGGAACCCTTCTTTATCACTTATAATGCCTCTCTATGTATTGTGCGATCCCAAGTGGGCTCATTCATATAATTATAGATTCTATTTTGGGTTCGGGTTTGATCCCAAGACTGATGACTACAAAGTTGTTAAACTTGTACGAGATCATGGCAAACTAATGTGGCTGCCAGTTGAGGTCTACAGTATGAAAAAACGCTCTTGGGAGTTCATTGTCGATAGCTTTCCCTCGGATGTTGATAAAGGCTTCGATATGTGTGTAGATGATCATGATGGCCATCTTCATTGGTTGTGTAAGATGGTTGATAATAATGACATCCAAACAATAGTAGCATTTGATTTGGGTGTGGAGTCCCCCTCCTTCCGTCAGATATCTCTTCCAGATTCCGTAGCCAGCAACTGCGATACAGATAACCTGCAGCACACCAAACTATGTATGTTGCACGGAAAGCTTTGTGTGGTGTCATATACTATATATGATCATGGTGAGGGTAAGTTACAAGTGTGGGTAATGAACGAGTACGGTGTAGCTGAATCTTGGGTGAAGAGCCACGTGCTGTCAAATTTGAAAGGTGAACATACAATACCAATTGGATTCACATTAAACAGTAAGTttctttttcatgataatatcaAGGGTGTATTGGCCTCGTATGATCAAGAGACAGCAACGGTTACACACCTTGGGAGTTATCGTCTTCTTCATTGCCTCGGGGAAGTGGTTCAGTATGTCGACTCGCTTGTTTGGTACGCAGGACCTAGCCACGAAGAGTGGGTAAaggtggctcaacagtactaCTTTGAGACCATGGGACTAAAATTCTAA
- the LOC122585813 gene encoding uncharacterized protein LOC122585813: MEGEDGLRTRSFRNEDYNTRRVFLRSYPLFDHDDNNNDTQASATIDSDRYFNRGISGDFVNGDDPKKEKKKMNMKKKKEAVKRIVVTIVEWGGGRVVVLRRFKHKVSFYVVACFPIVFKSPKALISAS, translated from the exons ATGGAGGGAGAAGATGGTCTAAGAACACGAAGCTTTAGGAATGAAGACTACAACACTAGAAGGGTATTCTTGAGAAGTTATCCCCTTTTCGATCACGATGATAACAATAATGACACACAAGCATCCGCAACCATAGACAGTGATAGATATTTCAACAGAGGGATATCAG GTGATTTTGTTAATGGTGATGATCCTAAGAAggagaaaaagaagatgaatatgaagaaaaagaaggagGCAGTGAAGAGGATAGTAGTGACAATTGTGGAATGGGGAGGGGGAAGAGTTGTGGTTTTAAGAAGGTTCAAACACAAGGTTTCATTTTATGTTGTTGCTTGTTTTCCAATAGTTTTTAAGTCTCCCAAAGCCTTAATTTCTGCATCTTAA
- the LOC122579630 gene encoding nuclear pore complex protein NUP54 has translation MFGAQASSPSPSLFNTPSPSQSLFGTPQASTPAFGTPSTPAFGTPSTSTFATGFGTSIFNTPASQQTTPFQQQQQQQSSSPFGISTPFGTTNNNLFGQPQTTPFNAPPGQLTTQMAPVAPLPFSLADRDIQAILDAYKDEIANPKYAFKHLLFSVTEPQFRTKPAGVSDIMWQEAMGKLEGMETSNRERLWPQLVKGFKDLSQRLKLQDEVILSDAERLQMTQTNVKVLQRHFQADTFPRIERLRQSEKALQRRLLRLTRMLEALEAKGFRLPLTKGEVELAEKLATIIRQLKGSGAELSRRVQNLLTVARVQGNSHGGSLFSFLGSAKIHEQSLSDMHEVLQQQTEAVARLGNVLKRDIRDMEIIMAEDTQMADV, from the exons ATGTTCGGAGCTCAAGCATCATCACCATCTCCCTCTCTCTTCAACACCCCATCACCCTCACAATCCCTTTTCGGAACGCCGCAGGCATCAACCCCCGCTTTCGGAACACCATCAACTCCGGCTTTCGGAACACCATCAACCTCCACATTCGCCACCGGCTTCGGCACTTCGATTTTTAACACACCGGCTTCCCAACAAACGACGCCgtttcaacaacaacaacaacaacaaagttCCAGTCCCTTTGGAATCTCAACTCCTTTTGGCAcaacaaataataatttatttggaCAGCCTCAAACGACGCCGTTTAATGCCCCTCCTGGTCAATTAACTACTCAAATGGCCCCCGTTGCCCCCCTTCCTTTCTCCCTTGCTGATCGTGATATACAG GCAATACTTGATGCGTATAAAGATGAAATTGCAAACCCTAAGTATGCTTTCAAG CACTTGTTATTCAGTGTGACAGAACCGCAATTTAGGACGAAGCCTGCTGGTGTATCAGAT ATAATGTGGCAAGAGGCAATGGGCAAGCTAGAAGGCATGGAGACTTCGAACCGTGAACGTCTTTGGCCTCAACTTGTTAAGGGTTTTAAAGATCTTTCTCAGCGCCTGAAG CTTCAAGATGAAGTTATACTTTCAGATGCCGAGAGATTGCAAATGACTCAAACCAATGTGAAAGTG CTTCAAAGACATTTCCAAGCTGATACTTTCCCTAGGATAGAGAGACTGAGACAATCAGAGAAGGCTCTACAAAGGCGGCTTTTAAGG CTAACGAGAATGTTGGAGGCATTAGAGGCCAAGGGTTTTCGGCTGCCTTTGACCAAAGGGGAAGTTGAACTAGCTGAAAAGTTAGCTACAATAATCAGACAG TTAAAAGGATCTGGAGCTGAACTCTCAAGAAGGGTACAGAATCTGTTGACTGTAGCTCGTGTTCAAGGAAACAGTCATGGCGGTTCTTTGTTCTCGTTTCTCGGGTCTGCCAAAATACATGAACAAAGTCTTTCTGATATGCATGAG GTTTTACAGCAGCAAACGGAAGCTGTTGCCAGGCTGGGGAATGTGCTGAAGCGAGATATACGAGACATGGAGATAATTATGGCAGAGGACACTCAAATGGCGGACGTGTAG
- the LOC122584820 gene encoding F-box/kelch-repeat protein At1g67480, translating to MTESVCGEIVVENPSMHISKLVRKTGSCLHSQVDAGFDSPVLPGLPDDIAKYCLALVPRSNFPTMGRVSRKWRSFIKSKEFMIVRKLAGVVEEWLYVLTNAEGDGTHWEVLDCLGNIRSVLPPMPGPLKLGFGVVVLNGKLNVIAGYSMVDGVGSVSSDVYQYDSCLNSWSKIANMNVPRYDFACAEVNGVVYAVGGYGVNGESLSCAEAYDPESDKWTVIESLRRPRWGCFACGFEGKLYVMGGRSSFTIGNSRFVDVYDPKKHTWCEMKNGCVMVTAHAVVGKKLFCMEWKNQRKLAIFNPKDNSWKMVSVPVIGSSSIGFRFGIMEDKLLLFSLEEEQGGYNTLLYDPNATPGSEWQTSNVKPSGLCLSCVTIKA from the exons ATGACTGAATCTGTGTGTGGAGAGATTGTCGTCGAAAACCCAAGTATGCACATCTCCAAATTGGTCAGGAAGACAGGTTCCTGTTTACATTCTCAAGTTGATGCTGGTTTTGACAGCCCTGTATTGCCTGGGCTACCTGATGATATTGCGAAGTACTGTCTTGCCCTTGTTCCACGGTCAAACTTCCCAACAATGGGCCGCGTGTCACGCAAATGGAGGTCTTTTATTAAGAGCAAGGAGTTTATGATTGTTAGGAAACTTGCTGGCGTGGTTGAAGAATGGCTCTATGTTTTGACTAATGCTGAAGGAGATGGGACCCATTGGGAGGTTTTGGATTGCCTGGGGAATATACGATCAGTTCTCCCACCAATGCCAGGCCCGTTAAAATTAGGTTTTGGGGTTGTGGTTCTTAATGGGAAGCTTAATGTCATTGCTGGATATTCGATGGTTGATGGTGTCGGGTCTGTTTCATCCGATGTGTACCAGTATGATTCTTGCCTTAACAG CTGGAGCAAGATTGCAAATATGAATGTGCCTCGCTATGATTTTGCTTGTGCAGAAGTAAATGGCGTGGTTTACGCTGTTGGAGGTTATGGGGTGAATGGAGAGTCTCTTTCTTGTGCTGAGGCTTACGACCCTGAATCTGACAAGTGGACAGTAATTGAGTCTCTTCGCCGTCCACGTTGGGGTTGTTTCGCATGCGGGTTCGAGGGTAAGCTTTATGTTATGGGCGGCCGGTCAAGTTTTACCATCGGAAATTCAAG GTTTGTTGACGTGTATGACCCCAAAAAGCACACGTGGTGCGAGATGAAAAACGGCTGTGTTATGGTCACTGCTCATGCTGTGGTCGGAAAGAAGCTTTTTTGTATGGAATGGAAGAACCAGAGAAAACTTGCTATATTTAACCCTAAAGATAACTCGTGGAAGATGGTGTCTGTGCCTGTGATTGGGAGCTCTAGTATCGGGTTTCGGTTTGGAATAATGGAAGATAAGCTTCTGCTTTTCTCACTTGAAGAAGAGCAGGGAGGGTATAACACACTATTGTATGACCCGAATGCAACTCCTGGCTCAGAATGGCAGACTTCAAATGTTAAGCCATCCGGTTTATGCCTGTCTTGTGTCACAATTAAGGCATAG
- the LOC122585167 gene encoding GRR1-like protein 1: MAEEKKPKIPPPMLPLITNASLSNRLLNTLSLLNKEWFLCDCNNRREVLVSNVWAIDPNRVIERFPHVNSIMLVNPIKKQRDDDPLASFGPWNNVLKEHQILERLFLHGFSIKDRHLKKFSTDYPNLKELTLRSCSGFSFTGLEAVAAGCRNLTHLIARSCTFLDSNSKSEFLASLHKENMVSIEVSGKNVGNNCTGDPENLLKLIKSATGLEHLGGVVNVEGKNLSTGTCDQVSHQLIKSRKLESLSLASAENSSLPVPGFYIDTFLPVAAQIISLNLRGLVVDRKDLVRMITSCMNIRILQASSDDLDDFAVEYIGKHCKSLSKVKFVDSEGKSNITDEGLKHIANGYPSLQSLSICVVEGAVTCKSLVDFAELKRNIECLKLYAEDADFIIGMKYDVLDEGFAELLKLCPKLKKLRAPNVSADPFTLITGENLESLNVKVAAVGKTPDLSTLARSFPRLEKLVVENCRFISLPKNVLKKRELKSVWLKSTEGCIEVGKCWKEWHEVKVQVLETLLKKASSVYMYKKCAPGDK; this comes from the exons ATggcagaagaaaaaaaacccaaaatcccACCGCCCATGTTGCCCCTCATCACAAACGCATCCCTTTCCAACCGCCTACTCAATACCCTCTCCTTACTAAATAAAGAATGGTTTCTTTGCGATTGCAACAACCGGCGAGAAGTGTTAGTGTCCAATGTGTGGGCTATCGATCCAAACCGAGTTATAGAAAGGTTCCCTCATGTTAATTCAATCATGTTGGTGAATCCCATCAAGAAACAAAGAGATGATGATCCCCTCGCCAGTTTCGGGCCTTGGAATAACGTGTTAAAGGAACACCAGATCTTGGAGCGTCTCTTTTTGCATGGGTTTTCAATCAAAGATCGACATTTGAAGAAGTTTTCCACCGACTACCCGAATCTCAAGGAGCTGACCTTGAGATCGTGTTCAGGTTTCAGTTTCACCGGGCTTGAAGCCGTTGCAGCAGGTTGCAG GAACCTCACTCATTTAATTGCACGGTCGTGCACCTTCCTGGATTCCAATTCCAAAAGTGAATTCCTTGCCTCCCTTCATAAAGAGAATATGGTTTCCATAGAAGTATCGGGTAAAAATGTAGGAAATAATTGTACTGGTGATCCTGAAAATCTATTGAAACTCATCAAATCTGCAACAGGATTGGAACACCTAGGTGGTGTTGTCAACGTCGAGGGTAAGAACCTTTCCACTGGAACCTGTGATCAGGTTTCACACCAACTCATCAAGTCAAGGAAATTAGAGTCCCTCTCATTAGCAAGTGCTGAGAATTCGTCGCTTCCAGTTCCTGGCTTTTATATTGACACTTTTTTACCTGTTGCTGCCCAAATCATCAGCCTCAACCTTCGGGGTTTAGTAGTTGATCGGAAGGATCTTGTGAGGATGATAACAAGTTGCATGAACATTAGAATCCTTCAG GCTTCGTCCGATGATCTAGATGATTTTGCTGTGGAATATATTGGTAAGCATTGCAAGAGTTTATCAAAAGTAAAATTTGTGGATTCTGAAGGTAAAAGCAACATTACTGATGAGGGTTTAAAGCACATAGCCAATGGCTACCCCTCATTGCAATCTTTGTCGATATGTGTGGTGGAGGGAGCTGTGACATGCAAGAGCCTTGTTGATTTTGCTGAGCTTAAGAGGAATATAGAGTGTTTGAAGCTGTATGCAGAGGATGCGGATTTCATCATTGGGATGAAATATGATGTTTTGGATGAAGGCTTCGCCGAGTTACTAAAACTTTGCCCAAAGCTCAAAAAGTTGAGAGCTCCAAACGTGTCTGCTGATCCGTTCACTTTGATAACTGGAGAGAACCTGGAAAGCCTCAATGTAAAGGTAGCAGCTGTTGGTAAGACCCCAGATCTAAGCACTTTGGCTAGATCATTCCCACGGCTAGAGAAACTAGTGGTAGAGAACTGTAGGTTTATTTCTCTACCGAAAAACGTTTTGAAGAAGCGAGAGTTAAAGTCTGTTTGGCTGAAATCAACGGAGGGGTGTATAGAGGTGGGAAAATGCTGGAAGGAATGGCATGAAGTTAAGGTGCAGGTGCTGGAGACACTGTTAAAGAAAGCTTCCTCAGTGTACATGTACAAGAAATGTGCTCCAGGGGACAAGTAA